In the genome of Triticum urartu cultivar G1812 chromosome 5, Tu2.1, whole genome shotgun sequence, one region contains:
- the LOC125555886 gene encoding exocyst complex component EXO70B1-like, translating to MVEHRPGPQTPASLSSILSPPLHANPATRADHQQLLSITTRPAPIAILLPRSGSFPQEMDSRNQAPQKSSSFSSASSNKAREVDRNLSLGTLRHGDHDRRGAAATWEQIKEECEDEEEDGCGDPGVSELSGEIDAFIAGLDGQAPLSLPEATLEKFAAAVELRIAHTENSRDKWANGEPPVLAAIARISALASALAKNPEASSKYVSGAHRVTAVLQRAMAFLEDEFHALLEPKTETCKSIRRPPSFEQGGHEADRCVLQPPDTAPAAAEPKPPYTPETMERLRSIADIMVAAGYVTECTQMLLVARRNAFDASVRALGYEKSSIDDVVRMTWEALETEIVTWIKAFRHTINVGLSTEHDLCGRVFSGCHASVGRGVFADLARCIMLHMLDFTEAVAMTRRSAEKLFKVLDMYEAVRDSSPVIDAFLSASADDEPAAGNALADLKTEIASARSRIGESAASIFCELESSIRADAGKQPVPGGAVHPLTRYVMNYLKYTCEYNSTLEQVFREHRRNDAVDGEDNNPFAAQLMEVMELLQGNLEGKSRLYKDPALSSIFLMNNGRYMLQKIRGSPETNAMLGETWARKQSTNLRQYHKNYQRETWNRVLTLLRDDGVLTVKGHVQKTLLKERFKQFNSTMDDIQKTQGAWVVSDEQLQSELRVSIAAVVVPAYRSFLGRFAQTFSAGRQAEKYVKLSAEDLEGIIDELFDGNPSSMSRRRT from the coding sequence ATGGTGGAGCACCGTCCCGGCCCTCAAACTCCGGCCTCTCTCTCCTCCATTCTCTCTCCACCTCTGCATGCCAACCCAGCAACGCGCGCGGACCACCAACAACTATTGAGCATTACGACGCGCCCCGCCCCGATCGCCATTCTCTTGCCACGATCCGGCTCTTTCCCCCAAGAAATGGACAGCCGGAATCAGGCGCCGCAGAAGTCCAGCAGCTTCTCCTCGGCCTCCAGCAACAAGGCCCGGGAGGTCGACCGCAACCTCTCCCTCGGCACCCTCCGGCATGGCGACCACGACCGGAGGGGCGCCGCCGCCACCTGGGAGCAGATCAAGGAGGAGtgcgaggacgaggaggaggacggctgcggcgacccgggcGTGTCCGAGTTGTCGGGGGAGATCGACGCGTTTATCGCGGGCCTGGACGGCCAAGCGCCGCTGAGCCTCCCGGAGGCGACGCTCGAGAAGTTCGCTGCCGCCGTCGAGCTGCGGATCGCGCACACGGAGAACTCGCGGGATAAGTGGGCCAATGGCGAGCCGCCGGTGCTTGCGGCCATCGCGCGCATTTCGGCCCTCGCGTCCGCGCTCGCCAAGAACCCGGAGGCCAGCAGCAAGTACGTCTCCGGCGCGCACCGGGTCACCGCCGTGCTGCAGCGTGCCATGGCGTTCCTCGAGGACGAGTTCCACGCGCTGCTCGAGCCCAAGACGGAGACCTGCAAGTCGATAAGACGGCCGCCTTCGTTCGAGCAAGGCGGACACGAGGCCGACCGGTGCGTCCTCCAACCACCCGACACCGCCCCTGCAGCGGCGGAGCCCAAACCGCCGTACACGCCGGAGACCATGGAGCGGCTCCGGTCCATCGCCgacatcatggtggccgccgggtaCGTGACGGAGTGCACGCAGATGTTGCTGGTGGCACGCCGGAACGCGTTCGACGCGTCGGTGCGCGCGCTCGGGTACGAGAAGTCGAGCATCGACGACGTCGTGCGGATGACGTGGGAGGCGCTGGAGACCGAGATTGTGACGTGGATCAAGGCGTTCAGGCACACCATCAACGTGGGCCTCTCGACGGAGCACGACCTCTGCGGCCGCGTCTTCAGCGGCTGCCACGCCAGCGTCGGCAGAGGCGTCTTCGCCGACCTGGCCCGCTGCATCATGCTCCACATGCTCGACTTCACGGAGGCCGTGGCCATGACACGCCGCTCCGCCGAGAAGCTCTTCAAGGTGCTCGACATGTACGAGGCCGTCCGCGACTCATCCCCGGTCATCGACGCCTTCCTGTCCGCCTCCGCCGACGACGAACCCGCGGCCGGCAACGCCCTGGCGGACCTCAAGACCGAGATCGCGTCTGCACGTTCCCGGATCGGCGAGTCGGCGGCCAGCATCTTCTGCGAGCTGGAGAGCTCCATCCGCGCGGACGCCGGCAAGCAGCCGGTCCCCGGCGGCGCCGTGCACCCGCTGACCCGCTACGTGATGAACTACCTCAAGTACACGTGCGAGTACAACAGCACGCTGGAGCAGGTGTTCCGGGAGCACCGGCGGAACGACGCCGTGGACGGGGAGGACAACAACCCGTTCGCGGCGCAGCTGATGGAGGTGATGGAGCTCCTCCAGGGGAACCTGGAAGGGAAGTCGCGGCTGTACAAGGACCCGGCCCTGAGCAGCATCTTCTTGATGAACAACGGGCGGTACATGCTGCAGAAGATCCGGGGGTCGCCGGAGACGAACGCGATGCTGGGCGAGACGTGGGCGCGGAAGCAGTCGACGAATCTGCGGCAGTACCACAAGAACTACCAGCGGGAGACGTGGAACCGGGTGCTCACCCTGCTCCGCGATGACGGCGTGCTCACCGTGAAGGGCCATGTGCAGAAGACGCTGCTCAAGGAACGGTTCAAGCAGTTCAACTCCACCATGGACGATATCCAGAAGACGCAGGGGGCGTGGGTGGTGAGCGACGAGCAGCTGCAGTCGGAGCTCCGGGTTTCCATCGCCGCCGTGGTGGTGCCTGCGTACCGGTCGTTCCTGGGGCGGTTCGCGCAGACATTCAGCGCCGGGAGGCAGGCGGAGAAGTACGTGAAGCTGAGCGCGGAGGACCTGGAGGGGATCATCGACGAGCTCTTCGACGGTAACCCCTCGTCCATGAGTAGGAGGAGGACGTAA